One Paraburkholderia phytofirmans OLGA172 genomic window carries:
- the fliP gene encoding flagellar type III secretion system pore protein FliP (The bacterial flagellar biogenesis protein FliP forms a type III secretion system (T3SS)-type pore required for flagellar assembly.): MQFSFQSAQSVRHAHATRMSCVASKVIPVLRRIVPAVLPALMLALPTLSFAQTAGLPAFNTSPGPNGGTTYSLSVQTMLLLTMLSFLPAMVLMMTSFTRIIIVLSLLRQALGTTTTPPNQVLVGLALFLTLFVMSPVLDKAYNDGYKPFSEGSMPMETAVSRGLAPFKTFMLRQTRESDLALFARISHAAPMQGPEDVPLSLLVPSFVTSELKTGFQIGFTIFIPFLIIDMVVASVLMSMGMMMVSPATISLPFKLMLFVLVDGWQLLLGSLAQSFV, from the coding sequence ATGCAGTTCAGTTTTCAATCAGCGCAATCGGTACGTCACGCGCACGCCACTCGCATGTCCTGCGTCGCCTCGAAAGTCATTCCCGTCCTACGCCGTATCGTGCCGGCCGTGTTGCCGGCGCTGATGCTGGCGCTGCCGACGCTGTCGTTCGCACAAACCGCCGGCTTGCCGGCCTTCAATACGAGTCCGGGCCCGAACGGCGGCACGACCTACTCGCTGAGCGTGCAGACGATGCTGCTGCTCACGATGCTGTCGTTCCTGCCGGCGATGGTGTTGATGATGACGAGCTTCACGCGCATCATTATCGTGTTGTCGCTGCTGCGCCAGGCGCTCGGCACGACCACCACGCCGCCTAACCAGGTGCTGGTCGGTCTCGCGCTGTTCCTCACGCTGTTCGTGATGTCGCCGGTGCTCGACAAGGCCTATAACGACGGCTACAAACCGTTCTCCGAAGGCTCGATGCCGATGGAGACCGCCGTCAGCCGCGGCCTCGCGCCGTTCAAGACGTTCATGCTGCGTCAGACCCGTGAAAGCGATCTCGCACTGTTCGCCCGCATCTCGCACGCCGCGCCGATGCAAGGTCCGGAAGACGTGCCGTTGTCGCTGCTGGTGCCGTCGTTCGTGACGAGTGAACTGAAGACGGGCTTCCAGATCGGTTTCACGATTTTCATCCCGTTCCTGATCATCGACATGGTGGTGGCGAGCGTGCTGATGTCGATGGGGATGATGATGGTGTCGCCCGCTACCATCTCGCTGCCGTTCAAGCTGATGCTGTTCGTGCTGGTCGACGGTTGGCAATTGCTGCTCGGCTCGCTCGCGCAGAGCTTTGTTTAA
- the fliN gene encoding flagellar motor switch protein FliN codes for MSDLNAKTEAELAGGEPQLAADAASAEDDAAMADWASALAEQNDNTEVSATTAGVFQPLSKVEPTSTRNDIDMILDIPVQMTVELGRTKIAIRNLLQLAQGSVVELDGMAGEPMDVLVNGCLIAQGEVVVVNDKFGIRLTDIITPSERIRKLNR; via the coding sequence ATGAGTGACCTGAACGCAAAGACTGAGGCCGAACTGGCCGGCGGCGAGCCGCAGCTGGCCGCCGACGCAGCCAGCGCCGAAGACGACGCGGCGATGGCCGACTGGGCCAGCGCGCTGGCCGAGCAGAACGACAACACGGAAGTCAGCGCGACCACGGCAGGCGTGTTCCAGCCGCTCTCGAAGGTCGAACCGACCTCGACGCGCAACGACATCGACATGATCCTGGACATTCCGGTCCAGATGACAGTCGAACTCGGCCGCACCAAGATCGCGATCCGCAACCTGCTGCAACTCGCGCAGGGCTCAGTCGTGGAACTGGACGGCATGGCGGGTGAACCGATGGACGTGCTGGTCAACGGCTGCCTGATCGCCCAGGGCGAAGTGGTGGTCGTGAACGACAAGTTCGGCATCCGTCTGACCGACATCATCACGCCGTCCGAACGCATCCGGAAACTGAATCGATGA
- the flgK gene encoding flagellar hook-associated protein FlgK: protein MSDLISIGLSGLNAAQWGLTTTGQNISNASTPGYTIETPVYAESGGQYTGSGYLPSGVSTATVTRQYSQYLTTALNNAQSSGSSLSAYNTMISQLNNLIGSPTAGIASAITGYFTGLQNVSNSASTLSTRQTAMSGAQTLVDQINAAGQQYDSLRQSVNMQLPSTVSQINSYTQQIAQLNGQIAATSTQGQPPNQLMDQRDQAVSSLSQLIGVNVVTSSNGNYSVFMSNGQPLVSAGNSYNLGTAPATGDTSELSVQYLGQAGANPAAAPQNLPDSKVTGGTLGGLLAFRSQTLDPAEAQLGAIAVSFTAQVNAQNALGITLTGAQGGALFSVGGPTVYANAQNTGNASLGVVFANAAQPTTGDYTLAYNGTTYTLTDNSNGAVVGSATSLGQPINGLQFSTTGTMNPGDSFTVEPTRGALSSFATATTAASAIAAASPVLGSAAVTNTGTGTISPGTVTASYTMPNATTKLTYDGTGLSGFPVGSMVTVTAGTPPATTTYDTSITPDVPYSAASGATLTINNATAGAMNGVTVAISGAPAAGDTFSIGPNTGATNDGSNALALSNLSSAKSMAGGTLTLVGAYANYVNQVGNQTNQIQTSSTAQTAVVTQITTAQQSVSGVNLNEEAANLLQYQQLYQANSKVIQTAQTLFQTLIGIFQ, encoded by the coding sequence ATGTCAGATCTCATCAGTATCGGCCTCAGCGGACTGAACGCAGCCCAGTGGGGGCTCACGACGACCGGCCAGAACATCAGCAATGCGTCCACGCCGGGCTACACGATCGAAACGCCGGTCTACGCGGAAAGCGGCGGCCAGTACACGGGCTCCGGCTATCTGCCGAGTGGCGTCTCGACGGCCACCGTGACGCGCCAGTACAGCCAGTATCTGACCACTGCGCTGAACAACGCGCAGTCGTCGGGCAGTTCGCTGTCGGCGTACAACACGATGATCTCGCAACTGAACAATCTGATCGGCAGCCCGACCGCGGGGATTGCCAGCGCGATCACCGGCTATTTCACGGGTTTGCAGAACGTCTCGAATAGCGCCTCCACGCTGTCCACCCGCCAGACCGCGATGAGCGGCGCGCAGACGCTCGTCGATCAGATCAACGCCGCGGGTCAGCAATATGACTCGCTGCGTCAGAGCGTCAACATGCAGCTCCCCAGCACCGTTTCGCAGATCAACAGCTACACGCAGCAGATCGCGCAGTTGAACGGACAGATCGCCGCGACCAGCACGCAAGGCCAGCCGCCGAACCAGCTGATGGATCAGCGCGATCAAGCCGTGTCGAGTCTGTCGCAACTGATTGGCGTGAACGTAGTGACCAGCAGCAACGGCAACTACAGCGTGTTCATGAGTAACGGCCAACCGCTCGTGTCCGCCGGCAACAGCTACAACCTCGGCACGGCGCCTGCTACGGGCGACACCAGCGAACTCTCGGTGCAGTACCTCGGCCAGGCCGGCGCGAACCCGGCCGCCGCGCCGCAAAATCTGCCCGACAGCAAGGTGACGGGCGGTACGCTCGGTGGCCTCCTCGCGTTCCGCAGCCAGACGCTCGACCCGGCCGAAGCGCAGCTCGGCGCGATTGCCGTGAGCTTCACCGCGCAGGTCAACGCGCAGAACGCGCTTGGCATTACGCTCACCGGCGCCCAGGGCGGCGCGCTGTTTTCGGTGGGCGGCCCGACGGTCTACGCGAACGCGCAGAACACCGGCAATGCGTCGCTGGGCGTTGTCTTCGCGAATGCCGCGCAGCCGACCACCGGCGACTACACGCTCGCCTATAACGGCACCACCTACACGCTGACCGACAATTCGAACGGCGCCGTAGTGGGCTCGGCAACCTCCCTGGGCCAGCCGATCAACGGTTTGCAATTCTCGACCACCGGCACGATGAACCCCGGTGACTCGTTCACAGTGGAGCCGACTCGCGGCGCGCTGAGCAGCTTCGCCACCGCGACTACGGCCGCTTCGGCGATTGCGGCTGCGTCCCCCGTGCTTGGCTCGGCCGCGGTGACCAACACCGGCACCGGCACGATTTCGCCTGGCACGGTGACAGCGAGCTACACCATGCCCAACGCGACCACCAAGCTGACGTACGACGGCACGGGACTGTCCGGGTTCCCGGTCGGCTCGATGGTGACGGTGACGGCTGGCACGCCGCCGGCCACAACCACCTACGACACCAGCATTACGCCCGATGTGCCGTATTCGGCAGCCTCCGGAGCGACGCTGACGATCAACAACGCTACGGCCGGCGCTATGAACGGCGTGACGGTAGCGATCAGCGGAGCACCGGCCGCTGGCGACACATTCTCCATCGGCCCGAATACCGGTGCGACTAACGACGGCAGCAACGCGCTGGCGTTGTCGAATCTGTCGAGCGCAAAGTCGATGGCGGGTGGCACGCTCACGCTGGTGGGCGCGTATGCGAACTATGTCAACCAGGTCGGTAACCAGACCAACCAGATTCAGACTTCGAGCACGGCCCAGACCGCGGTGGTGACGCAGATCACCACCGCGCAACAGTCGGTCTCCGGCGTGAACCTTAACGAGGAAGCAGCCAACCTGCTTCAGTATCAGCAGCTCTATCAGGCCAACAGCAAGGTCATTCAGACCGCGCAGACCCTGTTCCAGACGTTGATCGGCATCTTCCAGTGA
- the fliR gene encoding flagellar biosynthetic protein FliR: MFSVTYAQLNVWLTAFLWPFVRILALVATAPVLGNRSLPTRVKIGLAAFITIIVAPTLGALPQVTVFSAEGVWIIVNQFLIGIALGMTMQIVFQAIGATGDFVGLGMGLGFATFFDAQASSSSQVMSSYMTTIAMLVFLVIDGHLQMISALLTTFQSVPVSANILGAPGWRTLANFGSTVFSAGLLLSLPVVVALLITNISLGILNRAAPQIGVFQIGFPITMLFGILLLQLMIPNMIPFFMRLFDVGIDQMGRVAAGLK; the protein is encoded by the coding sequence ATGTTTTCCGTCACCTACGCACAACTGAACGTCTGGCTCACGGCGTTCCTGTGGCCGTTCGTGCGGATTCTCGCGCTGGTGGCGACCGCGCCGGTGCTCGGCAACCGCTCGTTGCCGACGCGCGTGAAGATTGGCCTCGCGGCCTTCATCACGATCATCGTCGCGCCCACGCTCGGCGCGCTGCCTCAGGTCACGGTGTTTTCCGCCGAAGGCGTGTGGATCATCGTCAACCAGTTTCTGATCGGCATCGCGCTCGGCATGACGATGCAAATCGTGTTTCAGGCGATCGGCGCCACCGGCGATTTTGTCGGCCTGGGCATGGGTCTCGGCTTCGCGACCTTCTTCGATGCGCAGGCGAGCAGTTCGAGCCAGGTAATGTCGAGCTACATGACCACGATCGCGATGCTGGTGTTTCTGGTGATCGACGGTCATCTGCAGATGATCAGCGCGCTGCTGACCACGTTCCAGTCCGTGCCGGTGTCGGCGAATATTCTGGGCGCGCCCGGCTGGCGCACACTGGCGAATTTCGGCAGCACGGTGTTTTCGGCGGGGCTGCTGCTGTCGCTGCCGGTGGTCGTCGCACTCCTGATCACCAACATCTCGCTCGGCATCCTGAACCGCGCCGCGCCACAAATCGGCGTATTCCAGATCGGCTTTCCGATAACGATGCTGTTCGGCATACTGCTTCTGCAGCTGATGATCCCGAACATGATTCCGTTCTTCATGCGCCTGTTCGATGTCGGCATCGATCAGATGGGGCGGGTGGCGGCGGGGTTGAAGTAG
- a CDS encoding flagellar brake protein, whose amino-acid sequence MDTNQSHGQTDAPGQSHAPLDESIPDFGRRNPLEIGVQLRNLVNRGDFLTVEYAGGQLVTRLLDVDVRGRTFTFDWGALSEQNKGLLGAPRCQFHASPDGVRVEFSTATPRETRYEGLPAFEADFPEVLFYVQRREYFRVDAPILDPYMCTGRFSEGDTFRFEVHDLSLGGVGMRTADERVAELPMGTQLLNCELSLGSLGRLSLDLQLVSHRSTALPNGTQRYQLGFRFLTLPGSAENTLQRLITQLEMKRRSLVR is encoded by the coding sequence ATGGATACGAATCAGTCGCACGGCCAGACCGACGCACCCGGCCAGTCGCACGCCCCGCTAGACGAAAGCATTCCCGATTTCGGCCGTCGCAATCCGCTTGAGATCGGCGTTCAGTTACGCAACCTCGTCAATCGAGGCGATTTCCTCACCGTTGAATATGCGGGCGGTCAACTCGTGACGCGCCTGCTCGATGTCGACGTGCGCGGGCGCACCTTCACTTTCGACTGGGGCGCGCTCTCCGAACAGAACAAAGGTTTATTGGGTGCGCCGCGCTGCCAGTTCCATGCTTCGCCCGACGGCGTGCGCGTCGAGTTCTCGACCGCCACGCCGCGCGAGACTCGCTACGAAGGACTGCCCGCCTTCGAGGCCGACTTCCCCGAGGTACTGTTCTACGTGCAGCGCCGCGAGTATTTCCGCGTCGATGCACCGATTCTCGATCCGTATATGTGTACCGGCCGTTTTTCCGAAGGCGACACGTTCCGCTTCGAAGTACACGATCTGTCGCTCGGCGGTGTCGGCATGCGCACCGCGGATGAGCGTGTGGCCGAATTGCCGATGGGCACGCAGCTGCTGAATTGCGAACTGTCGCTCGGCTCGCTCGGCCGGCTTTCGCTCGATCTGCAACTGGTGTCGCACCGCTCTACCGCGTTGCCGAACGGCACCCAGCGCTATCAACTCGGCTTCCGTTTCCTGACGCTGCCGGGCAGCGCCGAAAACACGCTGCAACGTCTGATTACGCAGCTCGAAATGAAGCGCCGCTCGCTGGTGCGTTGA
- the fliQ gene encoding flagellar biosynthesis protein FliQ: MNQESVMTLAHQAMYVGLLLAAPLLLVALVVGLVVSLFQAATQINETTLSFIPKLLAIAITMVIAGPWMLTTMLDYLRQTLTNIPSLVN, translated from the coding sequence ATGAATCAAGAATCCGTCATGACGCTCGCGCACCAGGCCATGTATGTCGGCCTGTTGCTTGCCGCGCCGCTCTTGCTGGTCGCGCTGGTGGTCGGTCTGGTGGTGAGCCTGTTCCAGGCCGCTACGCAGATCAACGAAACCACACTGTCGTTCATTCCGAAGCTGCTTGCGATCGCCATCACCATGGTGATCGCCGGTCCGTGGATGTTGACGACCATGCTCGACTACCTGCGCCAGACGCTCACCAACATCCCGTCGCTCGTCAACTGA
- the fliO gene encoding flagellar biosynthetic protein FliO, with product MNRVAGRAMLHASRNVLNRAASAITTAMATTAAATSALMFTLTSVATFAPSAAHAADMNAVNNAAKIASGVGAGTAVPALGVGAVLQTIVGLLVVIGLVFACAWLARRFGLQPANRGGLVKTIGGASLGGKERVAVVEIGDTWLVLGTAPGNVRLLHTMPAGAAAIDPATGTQPGASAASGKGAALPGTFGQRFRDALKGELGKRFNGQGSGDR from the coding sequence ATGAACCGCGTTGCCGGTCGCGCCATGCTGCATGCGTCGCGCAATGTTCTCAATCGCGCTGCGTCCGCAATAACGACAGCAATGGCAACGACGGCAGCGGCCACCTCGGCGCTGATGTTCACGCTGACCTCGGTGGCGACATTCGCACCCTCGGCCGCGCACGCAGCCGACATGAACGCGGTCAATAACGCCGCGAAAATCGCGTCGGGTGTGGGTGCAGGCACGGCCGTTCCGGCGCTCGGCGTCGGCGCGGTGCTGCAAACCATCGTCGGCCTGCTAGTCGTGATCGGCCTGGTGTTCGCCTGTGCATGGCTCGCGCGCCGCTTCGGCTTACAGCCGGCCAATCGCGGCGGCCTCGTCAAGACGATCGGCGGCGCCTCGCTCGGTGGCAAGGAGCGGGTTGCAGTGGTGGAGATCGGCGATACGTGGCTCGTGCTCGGCACGGCGCCCGGCAATGTGCGTCTGCTGCATACGATGCCCGCAGGCGCAGCCGCGATCGATCCGGCCACAGGCACGCAACCGGGCGCCTCGGCTGCGTCGGGTAAAGGAGCAGCGTTGCCCGGCACCTTCGGCCAACGCTTTCGCGACGCGTTAAAAGGCGAACTGGGCAAACGTTTCAATGGGCAAGGCAGCGGGGATCGCTAA
- the fliM gene encoding flagellar motor switch protein FliM, with protein sequence MGHEEFMSQEEVDALLKGVTGESDSVAEQTDRSGVRPYNIATQERIVRGRMPGLEIINDRFARLLRVGIFNFMRRSAEISVGPVKVLKYSEFTRNLPIPTNLNLVHVKPLRGTSLFVFDPNLVFFVVDNLFGGDGRFHTRVEGRDFTATEQRIIMKLLNLTFEHYAASWKSVRPLQFEFVRSEMHTQFANVATPNEIVIVTQFSIEFGTTGGTLHICMPYSMIEPIRDILSSPIQGEALEVDRRWIRVLSQQVQAAEVELTADLAEVPVTFEQILNMRRGDVLPINIPEHITAKVDGVPVMECGYGIFNGQYALRVQKMISAADTIKEGGYE encoded by the coding sequence ATGGGCCACGAAGAGTTCATGTCCCAGGAGGAGGTCGATGCCCTCCTCAAGGGCGTCACCGGCGAGTCCGACTCGGTCGCCGAGCAGACCGATCGTTCCGGGGTACGCCCGTACAACATCGCGACGCAGGAACGCATCGTCCGCGGTCGGATGCCCGGCCTCGAAATCATCAACGACCGCTTCGCGCGTCTGTTGCGCGTCGGTATCTTCAACTTCATGCGGCGTTCGGCGGAAATCTCCGTCGGCCCGGTGAAGGTGTTGAAGTACAGCGAGTTCACCCGCAACCTGCCGATCCCGACCAACCTGAACCTGGTCCACGTGAAGCCGTTGCGCGGCACGTCGCTGTTCGTGTTCGATCCGAATCTGGTGTTCTTCGTCGTCGATAACCTGTTCGGCGGCGACGGGCGTTTCCATACCCGCGTCGAAGGCCGCGATTTCACGGCAACCGAGCAGCGCATCATCATGAAGCTGCTCAATCTCACGTTCGAGCACTACGCGGCGTCGTGGAAAAGCGTGCGCCCGCTGCAGTTCGAATTCGTGCGCTCGGAAATGCACACGCAGTTCGCCAACGTGGCGACGCCGAACGAAATCGTCATCGTCACGCAGTTCTCGATCGAGTTCGGCACGACGGGCGGCACGCTGCACATCTGCATGCCGTATTCGATGATCGAACCGATCCGCGACATTCTCTCGTCGCCGATCCAGGGCGAGGCGCTGGAAGTCGACCGCCGCTGGATCCGCGTGCTGTCGCAACAGGTCCAGGCCGCGGAAGTGGAGCTGACCGCCGACCTGGCCGAGGTGCCGGTCACGTTCGAACAGATCCTGAACATGCGCCGTGGCGATGTTCTGCCGATCAACATCCCGGAACACATCACGGCGAAAGTCGATGGCGTACCGGTGATGGAATGCGGCTACGGAATTTTCAATGGTCAGTACGCGCTGCGGGTCCAGAAAATGATCAGCGCAGCCGACACGATAAAGGAAGGTGGATATGAGTGA
- a CDS encoding retropepsin-like aspartic protease: MNRLLGIALMTVTLGACSRHNEPVAVVPLEPGGMAPVLTVNIGANRYQFVFDTGATTNLIDPRIAARHLGRMSEEQMRQWERYQEPLPRSTSLLGGAAAAIQYYRASSVRYGGWTIPSSGLIPAVDAPELTRLSQSAGTPLDGVLGMRSIAALNWIWDRHAGRLEGYRFGSKNFAPLLHDMACTAISIQPNGLPAITLDLPPWGATWFVIDTGFVTNYSGSLSIADVAVLRHMKALSGEVTASNGQSADPATRESDTFVQVGAARLEHLTFDRLVFEQIALSSARLGMGFINRFERVAFDFEANRFCFAPPIRTMPDTLPTRAELAAPAVRE; the protein is encoded by the coding sequence TTGAACCGTCTTCTTGGTATTGCTTTGATGACGGTCACGCTGGGCGCCTGTTCAAGGCACAACGAACCCGTAGCCGTTGTACCGCTCGAGCCTGGCGGTATGGCGCCAGTCCTGACAGTGAACATCGGCGCGAATCGATATCAGTTCGTCTTCGACACCGGAGCGACCACAAATTTGATCGATCCGCGTATCGCCGCGCGGCATCTTGGACGCATGAGCGAGGAACAGATGCGCCAGTGGGAACGCTATCAGGAGCCGTTGCCCCGCTCCACCAGTCTGCTGGGCGGTGCCGCCGCCGCGATCCAGTATTACCGGGCGTCGTCGGTGCGCTATGGAGGCTGGACGATACCGTCCTCCGGTCTGATTCCCGCTGTCGATGCCCCCGAACTGACGCGTCTTTCGCAAAGCGCCGGCACGCCTTTGGACGGCGTACTCGGCATGCGCTCGATTGCCGCCTTGAACTGGATATGGGATCGCCATGCCGGCCGGCTCGAAGGTTATCGCTTCGGCTCGAAAAACTTCGCCCCCCTGCTCCACGACATGGCCTGCACCGCCATCAGTATTCAACCCAACGGCCTACCCGCGATCACCCTGGATCTGCCGCCGTGGGGCGCCACATGGTTCGTTATCGACACGGGCTTCGTCACCAATTACAGCGGTTCACTGTCAATCGCCGATGTCGCTGTGCTGCGTCATATGAAAGCGCTGAGCGGCGAGGTGACAGCCAGCAACGGGCAAAGCGCCGATCCGGCAACACGTGAATCCGACACGTTTGTGCAGGTGGGGGCAGCGCGTCTCGAACACCTCACGTTCGACCGTCTTGTCTTCGAGCAGATTGCACTCTCGTCGGCGCGCCTCGGCATGGGTTTCATCAACCGGTTCGAGCGCGTTGCGTTCGATTTCGAGGCGAACCGCTTCTGCTTCGCTCCGCCGATACGGACCATGCCGGACACGCTCCCTACCCGTGCCGAACTGGCTGCGCCTGCCGTCCGCGAATGA
- the flgL gene encoding flagellar hook-associated protein FlgL produces MRISSSQYFNMGVATMSDQQAQLSQLYAEISSGVSLSTPSDNPLGAAQAVQLSSTATNLSQYTTNQTTALASLQQEDSTLGSVNTVLQSIHALVLRAGDGSLNNGNRGAIATQLQGLTSQLMTLANSTDPQGNYLFAGFQGTAQPYTTNSAGAVIYSGDTGTRTMQITDARTVQTADSGLAIFGSVAPIGTSAVPAATAGNTGSGVIGSVSLTSPTNPANADTYTITFQSATTYTVSQTNPATPGTPGTPGAPQTFTAGSAITLGGQSVSITGAPNAGDSFTVTPATQGSMDVFANLNQLIATLQTPVSGAASTASFQSALTTSMTQLENTINNVVTAQASVGGREQEVQALQTVTQSNTLQTSTNLTNLTQTDMVKTIGQYTLTQTALQAAQQAFVKIQNVSLFQYLN; encoded by the coding sequence ATGCGCATCTCCAGTTCGCAGTACTTCAACATGGGCGTGGCGACGATGAGCGATCAGCAGGCTCAGTTGTCGCAGTTGTATGCCGAGATTTCGAGTGGCGTGAGCCTCTCCACACCGTCGGACAATCCGCTCGGCGCCGCGCAAGCGGTGCAATTGAGCTCGACGGCGACGAACCTGTCGCAATACACGACCAACCAGACCACCGCGCTTGCATCGCTGCAACAGGAAGACTCCACGCTCGGCAGCGTCAATACCGTCTTGCAGAGCATTCACGCGCTGGTGCTGCGCGCCGGCGACGGTTCGCTGAACAACGGCAACCGCGGCGCGATCGCTACGCAGTTGCAGGGCTTGACCAGCCAGTTGATGACGCTGGCCAACTCGACCGACCCGCAGGGCAACTACCTGTTCGCCGGCTTTCAAGGCACTGCGCAGCCGTACACCACCAATTCGGCCGGTGCAGTGATCTATTCGGGCGACACCGGCACGCGCACCATGCAGATCACCGACGCGCGCACCGTCCAGACGGCCGACAGCGGCCTCGCGATCTTCGGCAGCGTTGCGCCCATCGGCACGAGCGCGGTGCCGGCAGCGACGGCTGGCAACACGGGCAGCGGCGTGATCGGCAGCGTCAGCCTGACGAGTCCGACCAATCCGGCCAATGCGGACACGTACACCATCACGTTCCAGTCGGCGACCACCTACACGGTGAGCCAGACCAACCCGGCCACGCCGGGCACGCCAGGCACGCCGGGCGCACCGCAGACGTTCACGGCCGGCTCGGCCATCACGCTCGGCGGCCAGTCGGTGAGCATCACCGGTGCACCGAACGCAGGCGACAGCTTCACGGTGACGCCGGCCACGCAAGGCAGCATGGACGTGTTTGCGAATCTGAATCAGTTGATTGCCACGCTGCAAACGCCGGTCTCGGGCGCGGCCTCGACGGCCAGTTTCCAGAGCGCGCTGACCACCAGCATGACCCAGCTCGAGAACACGATCAACAACGTGGTCACCGCGCAGGCGAGCGTAGGTGGCCGCGAGCAGGAAGTGCAGGCGTTGCAGACGGTGACGCAGAGCAACACGTTGCAGACGTCGACCAATCTGACCAATCTGACGCAAACCGACATGGTCAAGACGATCGGCCAGTACACACTGACGCAAACCGCACTGCAGGCGGCTCAGCAGGCGTTCGTGAAGATTCAGAACGTTTCTCTGTTCCAGTACCTGAACTAA
- the flgJ gene encoding flagellar assembly peptidoglycan hydrolase FlgJ, producing MNSDTTNSANAANDLTQRFALDVQGFGKLSAQAKASPQAGMKMAAQQFDAVFTQMMLKSMRDATPQDGPFDSHDSATFTSMMDQQLSQQLSQKGIGVADAMLKQMMRNQGMQVGGANGTRGASGGLAGMANALGGGSGGDEGQTAALNALAKAYGNAQANGQLAMGKGYSANSALTPPIRGDGSSPKVDAFVDKLAEPAQAASAATGIPARFIIGQAALESGWGKSEIKKADGSTSHNVFGIKATKDWTGKTVSTVTTEYVNGKPQRTVEKFRAYDSYQEAMTDYASLLKGNPRYAQVINSAHDVNGFATGMQRAGYATDPNYAKKLMSIMQKMG from the coding sequence ATGAATTCGGATACGACCAATTCCGCCAATGCGGCGAACGACCTGACCCAGCGCTTCGCGCTCGACGTGCAGGGCTTCGGCAAATTGAGTGCGCAGGCCAAGGCTTCGCCGCAAGCCGGCATGAAGATGGCCGCGCAGCAGTTCGACGCGGTGTTCACGCAGATGATGCTCAAGAGCATGCGCGATGCGACGCCACAGGATGGCCCGTTCGATTCGCACGACAGCGCCACCTTCACGTCGATGATGGATCAGCAGTTGTCGCAACAGCTGTCGCAGAAGGGCATCGGCGTGGCTGACGCGATGCTCAAGCAGATGATGCGCAATCAGGGCATGCAGGTGGGCGGCGCGAACGGCACACGTGGCGCAAGCGGTGGCCTTGCCGGCATGGCCAATGCGCTGGGCGGCGGCAGCGGTGGCGACGAAGGCCAGACCGCGGCGCTGAACGCGCTCGCGAAGGCCTACGGCAATGCGCAGGCCAACGGCCAACTGGCGATGGGCAAGGGCTACTCGGCCAATAGTGCGTTGACTCCGCCGATCAGAGGCGATGGCAGCTCGCCGAAGGTCGACGCTTTCGTCGATAAGCTGGCCGAACCGGCGCAAGCCGCCAGTGCGGCAACCGGCATTCCGGCGCGCTTCATCATCGGCCAGGCCGCGCTCGAATCGGGCTGGGGCAAGAGCGAGATCAAGAAGGCGGACGGCTCGACCAGCCACAACGTGTTCGGCATCAAGGCGACCAAGGACTGGACCGGCAAGACCGTCTCGACGGTCACGACCGAATATGTGAATGGCAAGCCACAGCGCACGGTCGAAAAATTCCGCGCGTACGACTCGTACCAGGAAGCGATGACCGACTACGCGAGCCTGCTCAAGGGCAACCCGCGTTATGCGCAGGTGATCAATTCCGCGCATGACGTGAATGGTTTTGCCACCGGCATGCAGCGCGCCGGTTACGCGACCGATCCGAATTACGCGAAAAAACTGATGTCCATCATGCAGAAAATGGGCTGA